A stretch of Desulfotalea psychrophila LSv54 DNA encodes these proteins:
- a CDS encoding TRAP transporter large permease, translated as MTLFIFVCAFLLIGLNTPIFISLACTTFVVFALFTNMPLGILPQRMFAGVDNMALIAIPYFIFAAQIMSKGGLTVRLIKFAQTLVGHLPGGLGICAVLSCLFFAAISGSTASTVVAVGSIIYPALLKAGYGEKFSLGLVTCSALLGMVIPPSNAMIIYGSISRVSIGALFLSGFGAGMVFVCVYSAWCVYHAYKTKVPLQQRATLREITLAAKDAGWSLGFPLVILGGIYSGVFTSTESAVVSVAYAILVAMVIYRELKPQEIWVIACETGLASAKILIMVAAATLFSWLLTVENITTQLIEPIKALDLPWWSILFINNVIMLFAGMFIDVFSNILIFCPLMTPLIQEAGISTLHFGLIASVNADMGNITPPFGLNLFIASGVFGVSYFTIVRAVLPWLCLALLCLMIITYVPQISLWLPSIIYPGSF; from the coding sequence ATGACACTTTTTATCTTTGTGTGTGCCTTCTTATTAATCGGTTTAAACACGCCTATTTTTATCTCCCTTGCCTGTACGACCTTTGTTGTTTTTGCTCTTTTTACGAATATGCCATTAGGGATTCTCCCGCAACGAATGTTTGCGGGTGTCGATAATATGGCGCTCATTGCCATTCCATACTTTATCTTTGCTGCCCAAATAATGAGCAAAGGTGGCCTCACCGTACGTTTGATCAAATTTGCCCAAACTCTTGTAGGGCACCTTCCCGGTGGACTTGGCATTTGTGCCGTTCTAAGTTGTCTCTTTTTTGCGGCAATATCGGGTTCTACGGCTTCTACCGTTGTGGCTGTCGGTTCTATAATCTATCCTGCCCTACTCAAAGCTGGTTATGGCGAGAAATTTTCTCTTGGACTAGTGACCTGTTCAGCACTTTTAGGAATGGTTATTCCGCCCAGTAATGCCATGATTATCTATGGCTCTATCTCCAGGGTTTCGATCGGGGCTCTTTTTCTATCTGGATTTGGGGCAGGGATGGTCTTTGTTTGTGTCTATTCAGCATGGTGTGTCTACCATGCTTACAAAACAAAGGTTCCCTTACAACAACGTGCCACACTAAGAGAAATTACTCTAGCTGCAAAAGATGCAGGTTGGTCCCTTGGCTTTCCTCTAGTTATCCTTGGCGGGATATATAGCGGTGTCTTCACTTCCACAGAATCTGCGGTGGTCTCTGTAGCTTATGCTATTCTTGTTGCGATGGTCATCTACAGAGAACTTAAACCCCAAGAAATCTGGGTAATTGCATGCGAAACAGGACTTGCCTCAGCAAAAATCCTCATCATGGTGGCGGCTGCAACTTTGTTCTCCTGGCTTTTGACCGTGGAAAATATTACGACTCAACTCATTGAACCGATAAAGGCACTTGACCTTCCATGGTGGTCAATACTTTTCATCAACAACGTCATTATGCTATTTGCCGGAATGTTTATAGACGTCTTTTCAAACATTTTAATATTTTGCCCACTTATGACGCCACTTATTCAAGAAGCGGGAATCAGCACTCTTCATTTTGGCCTTATTGCTTCAGTTAATGCGGATATGGGTAACATCACACCACCATTTGGGTTAAACCTTTTTATAGCAAGTGGCGTATTTGGCGTAAGCTATTTCACAATCGTCCGAGCTGTTTTACCGTGGCTGTGCCTTGCCCTACTTTGTCTAATGATCATCACCTATGTGCCACAAATATCTCTTTGGCTGCCAAGTATTATTTACCCTGGATCCTTTTAG
- a CDS encoding ATP-binding cassette domain-containing protein: MIEQNLDKKPPLLLEIKNICKNFVSKKSVIKAVDRVSFAIHRGETYALVGESGCGKTTTGRLILRLLDVDQGQILFEGIPISGLTKRKLRKKRHNIQVIFQNPYGSLNPRMKISALLAESISIRAEKPSNIQAEAERLLQSVGLEKEHLDKYPHEFSGGQRQRICIARAIATNPKLIICDEPVSALDLLVQAQILCLLQNLQKEYGFSYLFISHDLSVVRYMTDRIGVMCNGKIVEEGTRDEIFENPQHSYTRLLFASLPTLKNADAFTTTNIQKDTETYQKVLRDVKEHSSTKIAVSKTHYLLSD, from the coding sequence ATGATCGAACAAAATTTAGACAAAAAGCCTCCTCTTTTACTCGAAATAAAAAATATATGTAAAAATTTTGTTTCGAAAAAGTCTGTAATCAAGGCGGTAGACCGTGTTTCCTTTGCTATACATAGAGGTGAAACCTATGCTCTGGTGGGCGAATCCGGCTGTGGCAAGACAACAACAGGACGGCTGATTCTCCGGCTGTTGGATGTCGACCAAGGGCAGATCCTTTTTGAAGGCATTCCCATAAGCGGGCTGACAAAACGGAAATTACGCAAAAAACGACACAATATTCAGGTTATTTTTCAGAATCCTTATGGTTCTCTGAATCCAAGAATGAAAATCAGTGCACTTCTGGCAGAGTCGATTTCAATCAGGGCCGAAAAACCTTCTAATATCCAAGCGGAAGCGGAGAGATTGCTACAGAGTGTAGGCCTGGAGAAGGAACATCTGGATAAATACCCCCATGAATTTTCCGGCGGACAGCGACAAAGGATTTGTATTGCTAGGGCCATTGCCACAAATCCAAAGCTGATCATTTGTGATGAGCCGGTCTCGGCGCTTGATCTGCTCGTCCAGGCCCAAATCCTCTGTCTCTTACAAAATCTTCAGAAAGAGTATGGGTTTTCTTACCTGTTCATTTCCCATGACCTGTCGGTTGTCCGCTATATGACCGACAGGATCGGCGTGATGTGCAACGGTAAAATTGTCGAGGAGGGTACGCGCGACGAAATATTTGAGAATCCACAGCACAGCTATACCAGGCTTTTATTTGCATCATTACCCACACTCAAGAATGCTGACGCGTTCACAACAACAAATATTCAAAAAGATACTGAGACCTATCAGAAAGTGCTTCGTGATGTAAAAGAACACTCGAGCACAAAGATAGCAGTAAGCAAAACACATTATTTGCTTTCAGATTAG
- a CDS encoding ABC transporter substrate-binding protein, translating to MKRRKYTLLFMLLLAAFTIAGCKSNSEQPEKAKSVAAEQAPAVSNAPHSGGEITIALQKAPDNLDTDFGTQWEATQVMNHVYEGLFETDGNGQPQPYLAESCTLSSDSKQYEIKLRKGVKFSDQHEMKAEDVKASIDRWLRMNQAGHIVKDKVKSVDIINDYEIRITLNQIYAPILSIMASQVSGQRVYVREKKILDKFGENIITDYVGTGPYIIGEYVPGQKAVLVKNVNYTPAKGKLSGLTGQRNPYLDKITMDFVPEESVRVAGLQSGQYDFIDEVSTDQYATLSDYPGIKPIICNDGTISVIAINSAKPPFDNKRMRQALACAIDDKELAQAQIGNEKFWSVEDGSWFKKGNIWYDPNAGKEMYNVHDLARAKKLVQESGYSGETISIIGDKSNMYESNAALVLQNQLKAIGLNVSVDLYDEATAYDYETSGKWNIRIARWSDMTPDPQNFQPWTGTNGWITGWDDKGSHEMDAIFERMAVATDQKARYEIVKEFYAKFWEEVPYIKSFNDVRLYGINERVKGFQAYGQPFFWNAWVDDSAN from the coding sequence ATGAAAAGACGAAAATACACACTGCTGTTTATGCTGCTCCTTGCAGCCTTCACTATTGCTGGTTGTAAGAGCAATTCTGAACAGCCCGAAAAAGCAAAGTCGGTAGCCGCAGAGCAAGCTCCTGCTGTTTCTAACGCACCACATTCTGGTGGAGAAATTACAATTGCCCTACAAAAGGCCCCTGACAATCTTGATACAGATTTTGGTACACAGTGGGAAGCCACCCAGGTCATGAATCACGTGTACGAGGGACTCTTTGAAACAGACGGAAACGGCCAACCACAACCGTATCTTGCTGAGTCCTGCACGCTTTCCAGTGATTCGAAACAGTATGAAATAAAACTCAGAAAAGGCGTGAAATTCTCAGACCAGCACGAGATGAAGGCTGAAGATGTAAAGGCCTCCATTGATCGCTGGCTGCGCATGAATCAGGCCGGCCACATTGTCAAAGACAAAGTCAAAAGCGTTGATATCATAAATGATTATGAAATAAGGATCACCCTGAACCAGATCTATGCGCCCATTCTCAGCATCATGGCTTCTCAGGTATCCGGGCAAAGGGTGTATGTGCGGGAAAAGAAAATTCTGGACAAATTCGGAGAGAATATCATTACCGACTATGTTGGCACCGGTCCGTATATCATTGGGGAATACGTCCCCGGCCAGAAGGCAGTCCTTGTAAAAAATGTAAATTATACGCCTGCAAAAGGAAAACTTTCAGGCCTTACCGGCCAGAGAAATCCTTATCTTGACAAAATCACCATGGATTTTGTTCCGGAAGAGAGCGTGCGCGTGGCCGGGCTTCAAAGTGGCCAGTACGACTTCATAGACGAGGTTTCCACAGACCAGTACGCTACACTCTCCGATTATCCTGGCATCAAACCGATTATTTGTAATGATGGTACAATCAGCGTTATCGCCATCAATTCTGCAAAACCACCCTTTGACAACAAGCGTATGCGACAAGCCCTGGCCTGCGCCATAGATGATAAAGAACTGGCCCAAGCGCAAATTGGCAATGAAAAATTCTGGTCTGTTGAAGACGGAAGTTGGTTCAAAAAAGGGAATATCTGGTATGACCCTAACGCTGGCAAAGAGATGTACAATGTGCACGATCTGGCCAGGGCAAAAAAGCTGGTACAGGAGTCTGGATATAGCGGAGAAACAATCAGCATTATTGGCGACAAATCAAACATGTACGAAAGTAACGCGGCACTTGTCCTGCAAAATCAGCTTAAAGCCATTGGCCTCAATGTCTCCGTTGACCTCTATGATGAGGCAACCGCTTATGATTACGAGACAAGCGGCAAATGGAATATCCGAATCGCCAGATGGAGCGATATGACCCCCGACCCCCAGAACTTCCAGCCCTGGACAGGTACCAATGGGTGGATCACTGGTTGGGACGATAAGGGATCTCACGAAATGGACGCAATATTCGAGAGAATGGCAGTCGCGACAGATCAGAAGGCACGGTATGAAATCGTAAAGGAATTTTATGCCAAATTCTGGGAAGAAGTCCCGTATATAAAGAGCTTTAATGATGTCCGTCTCTATGGCATTAACGAACGGGTAAAGGGCTTTCAGGCCTATGGACAGCCTTTTTTCTGGAATGCGTGGGTAGACGATTCAGCCAACTAA
- a CDS encoding ABC transporter permease encodes MGTYIVKRAIHSLPLLVMVIVFSFFVIHIMPGDPIRTLLGDQAPAEQVARMTKNLGLDQPLVIQFIAWLKHLLHCNFGTSISLGAPVFPLILNRIEPTFILGILGTLISVMVGIPLGILSTRHHGKLADNLLALPVLISISVPAFWTAILMIQLLAVKIHLFPVAGYHTIAKYGFLKALYDLLLPGLILGIMYCGQIARMTKVSTLEIMSQNYLRTARAAGISERKVIYYYALKNSLPSIIVVIGYSFASMLAGAVVIEQIFNIPGLGNLTITSILNRDYPVIQATLIFITVIFIMINMLTDILCVYVNPKIKQDIE; translated from the coding sequence TTGGGCACATACATTGTAAAACGCGCGATTCACTCGTTACCATTACTTGTGATGGTCATCGTCTTTTCCTTTTTCGTCATACATATCATGCCGGGCGATCCGATCAGAACATTGCTCGGAGATCAGGCACCCGCTGAGCAAGTAGCCAGAATGACGAAAAATCTGGGCCTTGATCAGCCGCTGGTCATACAATTCATCGCTTGGCTAAAACATCTCCTCCATTGTAATTTCGGAACCTCTATATCGCTGGGAGCACCCGTATTTCCACTGATTTTAAACCGCATAGAGCCCACATTTATTCTGGGCATTCTCGGAACCCTAATCAGCGTTATGGTTGGCATCCCTCTTGGCATCCTCTCCACCCGGCATCACGGGAAATTGGCTGATAACTTGCTTGCCTTACCAGTCCTTATTTCCATTTCTGTCCCGGCTTTCTGGACCGCAATCCTCATGATCCAGCTTCTCGCGGTTAAAATCCATCTGTTTCCTGTGGCGGGATATCATACCATTGCCAAGTACGGCTTCTTGAAGGCGCTTTACGACCTGCTGCTTCCCGGGCTGATTCTGGGTATCATGTATTGCGGTCAGATTGCGCGAATGACCAAGGTGTCAACCCTTGAAATAATGAGTCAGAATTACCTGCGAACGGCTCGGGCAGCTGGCATCAGTGAACGGAAAGTCATCTATTATTATGCGCTGAAAAATTCTTTGCCCTCAATCATCGTGGTTATTGGCTACAGTTTTGCCAGTATGCTTGCCGGGGCCGTGGTCATAGAACAAATATTCAATATCCCCGGCCTGGGGAATCTTACTATCACCTCAATACTCAACAGAGATTATCCTGTTATTCAGGCCACTCTGATATTTATCACCGTCATTTTCATTATGATAAACATGCTTACGGACATTCTGTGCGTATACGTCAATCCCAAGATTAAACAAGATATCGAATAA
- a CDS encoding DUF169 domain-containing protein, whose protein sequence is MKNTNVWKMTTALDLQHRIVGLHFLDFQEDYDNCKAEPAALKGPYCYQVRQALDGKHFKVDKNLVTCDYARAAIGLEKPDISMREGRSFDYCGLAESRAIGKSIADAMMYIDQDIFGVELGPLEEMEHADLVIMVDYAHTMMRIMQGYTYKYGAPKNLSFYGNQAMCSDMTSKVFHTNDINLSLMCNGTRRYGKFDKGELAVSLPINMFDPLSDGIIETINAVQSVPEKKRLIKTLEHSNRPGCEENSAVGKTDPESLAQRPRTNDAPDFAGRSGKRNSLGLEIDTRYNYGKGLLAYDNHVLDLRKKGDNGL, encoded by the coding sequence ATGAAGAATACAAATGTATGGAAAATGACAACAGCACTCGACCTGCAGCACAGAATTGTGGGGCTGCATTTCCTTGATTTTCAGGAAGACTATGACAACTGCAAAGCCGAACCTGCAGCACTCAAGGGGCCTTACTGTTATCAAGTCCGACAGGCATTAGATGGCAAGCATTTTAAGGTAGATAAAAATCTCGTCACCTGCGACTATGCCCGTGCGGCCATTGGTCTGGAGAAACCGGATATTTCCATGCGCGAAGGCCGAAGCTTTGACTATTGCGGACTTGCTGAAAGCCGGGCGATTGGAAAAAGCATTGCTGATGCAATGATGTACATTGACCAGGATATTTTTGGCGTTGAACTCGGCCCTCTTGAAGAAATGGAACATGCCGATCTTGTCATCATGGTGGATTACGCGCATACAATGATGCGAATAATGCAGGGATACACCTACAAATACGGCGCACCAAAAAATCTCAGCTTTTATGGGAATCAGGCCATGTGCTCCGACATGACATCAAAGGTATTCCATACAAACGATATCAATTTATCACTGATGTGTAACGGTACAAGGCGGTACGGAAAATTCGACAAGGGGGAGCTTGCTGTTTCCCTGCCGATCAATATGTTCGACCCTCTTAGCGATGGAATCATTGAAACAATCAATGCTGTTCAATCTGTCCCGGAAAAAAAGAGACTCATAAAAACCCTGGAACATAGCAACAGACCAGGTTGTGAAGAAAACAGTGCTGTGGGCAAGACAGACCCTGAATCTCTCGCTCAGAGGCCCAGAACCAATGACGCGCCGGATTTTGCGGGTAGATCGGGCAAGAGAAACAGCCTGGGCCTCGAAATAGATACGCGTTACAATTACGGCAAGGGACTCTTGGCATACGACAATCACGTTTTGGACCTCCGCAAAAAAGGCGATAACGGCTTGTAG
- a CDS encoding dipeptide/oligopeptide/nickel ABC transporter permease/ATP-binding protein, which produces MHTILKIREKTNAYIFTGTVLLAIVFMFSTIGSLVSAFDPLLTAPAIRLTAPGTVHWMGTDDVGRDVFTRVICGIRMSMIIGFAVALISGLVGTLAGVSAAYYPVTSKVIMRIVDSIMAFPTIILAIILAGIMGAGMRNIIIALSISYFPMIARVVRNATAEVLATEYVESAEVLGKSNTYIIFRYILPNIASPLIVQMTYTFAMAILNESILSFLGVGIQIPTPSLGGMASDGRNYISIAPWIIGFPGLVISWIVLSLDLLGDGLREIMDPKGRVAPTDFQKNVAPPQGADKTRDIEMQDLLRIENLTVVAADEKHTTKIVSEISLAVRNGETMGIIGESGCGKSITAMSILKLTEPNIYIDKGHIDWGNICLSELSESSLRKICGKEIGMIFQEPMTSLNPVFTIKQQLSAPIRLHLGLSKTGIHQRCIRLMQDVGIKDPEKTLKSYPHELSGGMCQRVAIAIAISCDPQLLIADEPTTALDVTIQAQILGILKKLIHTNHMALLIISHDMGVIASLSENITVMYGGEIVEQDTRDNIIEQASHPYTKKLIGAAEELYDGTDELTLVRGNVPLPGDNIIGCKFAPRCTLSTQKCHTEHPPLTQKEDGAGTVRCWNYL; this is translated from the coding sequence ATGCATACGATTCTTAAAATAAGAGAAAAAACAAACGCGTATATTTTTACGGGGACCGTGCTTCTAGCCATCGTTTTCATGTTCAGCACCATTGGTTCGCTCGTCTCCGCTTTTGATCCCCTGCTCACAGCGCCGGCCATACGGTTGACTGCTCCGGGCACTGTTCACTGGATGGGGACTGACGATGTTGGGCGGGATGTCTTCACCAGAGTCATCTGTGGCATTAGAATGTCCATGATAATCGGCTTTGCCGTAGCCCTTATAAGCGGACTTGTGGGTACTCTTGCGGGCGTCAGTGCCGCATATTATCCCGTCACCTCAAAAGTCATCATGCGCATCGTCGATAGCATTATGGCTTTCCCCACGATCATCCTCGCCATCATACTTGCCGGGATTATGGGGGCAGGCATGAGGAATATCATCATTGCTCTGTCCATTTCGTATTTTCCGATGATTGCTCGGGTAGTACGAAATGCAACAGCTGAAGTTCTCGCGACCGAATATGTGGAATCAGCCGAAGTCCTCGGTAAATCAAATACCTACATCATCTTTCGCTATATACTCCCAAATATCGCCTCTCCGCTGATCGTCCAGATGACCTACACCTTTGCCATGGCCATTTTGAATGAATCAATCCTGAGTTTCCTCGGAGTCGGAATACAAATTCCGACGCCGAGTCTGGGGGGAATGGCCAGCGATGGCCGAAACTATATCAGTATCGCTCCCTGGATCATCGGTTTCCCGGGGCTGGTGATTTCATGGATAGTCCTTTCCCTGGATCTTCTGGGCGACGGGTTGAGAGAAATAATGGATCCCAAGGGCAGGGTCGCACCAACTGATTTTCAAAAAAACGTGGCACCCCCCCAGGGTGCAGACAAGACAAGAGATATTGAGATGCAAGACCTTTTGAGAATAGAAAACCTGACCGTTGTGGCAGCAGACGAAAAACACACAACTAAAATTGTCAGTGAAATTTCCCTTGCTGTCCGCAACGGCGAAACCATGGGGATTATCGGGGAATCAGGATGTGGGAAAAGCATTACCGCAATGAGCATCCTGAAGCTGACCGAACCAAACATCTATATTGACAAGGGGCACATAGACTGGGGAAATATCTGCCTGAGCGAACTTTCAGAGAGCAGCTTGCGAAAAATATGTGGGAAAGAAATCGGCATGATCTTCCAGGAACCCATGACATCTCTCAACCCGGTTTTTACCATTAAACAACAACTTTCCGCACCCATCAGATTGCATCTTGGCCTGAGCAAAACAGGCATTCATCAGCGCTGTATCAGGCTCATGCAGGATGTGGGTATCAAAGATCCTGAAAAAACACTTAAATCATATCCCCACGAACTTTCAGGCGGTATGTGCCAGAGAGTCGCCATCGCCATCGCCATATCCTGTGACCCTCAACTTCTGATCGCAGACGAGCCCACAACAGCCCTTGATGTCACCATCCAGGCCCAGATCCTGGGAATCCTCAAAAAACTGATCCACACAAATCACATGGCGCTTCTCATCATCTCCCATGATATGGGGGTCATTGCCTCTTTATCCGAAAACATAACGGTTATGTACGGTGGAGAAATTGTTGAGCAGGACACGAGGGACAATATCATAGAACAGGCTTCCCATCCCTATACGAAAAAGCTGATAGGCGCGGCTGAAGAACTCTATGACGGTACCGATGAACTGACCCTTGTCAGAGGAAACGTCCCCCTGCCCGGAGACAATATCATAGGATGCAAATTTGCCCCGCGATGTACTCTCAGTACACAAAAATGCCATACAGAACACCCGCCACTGACACAAAAAGAAGATGGGGCAGGAACTGTAAGATGTTGGAACTATCTGTAA
- a CDS encoding choloylglycine hydrolase family protein — MVKKKTVSFLVTTAVAGLLMSTSANACTSLRLVAGDGGVVVGRTMEFEVDMKSNVLVIPAGTEMTSSLADKSQGMKYKTKYGMIGANGFDLPIIADGINDQGLYVGTLLLPGYASYPDVDSKNASRALASEDYGAWLLANFANVEEVRANFNKAVIVSHPLKPLAGQSFPFHYVVHDSTGAAVVIEPVNKEIKIYEDPIGVLTNSPPFDWQVTNLSNYVNLNVNNVPPVDLSGLKITNYGQGSGMHGLPGDFTPPSRFVRAVVFSETAVKLPTTEKTVPQVFHIMNMFDIPVGAMREVLGKKVVHDYTNWTSVSDLKHLTWAYKTYDDQSIRSVDVRKACGAAGNEIKTIKMHSVQPIEDVSTKFN, encoded by the coding sequence ATGGTAAAGAAAAAAACAGTTAGTTTTCTCGTGACCACAGCAGTGGCCGGACTATTAATGAGTACATCAGCGAACGCCTGTACCAGCTTACGTCTCGTGGCTGGAGATGGTGGCGTAGTTGTTGGACGAACAATGGAGTTTGAAGTTGATATGAAATCCAATGTTCTCGTGATTCCGGCTGGTACCGAGATGACGAGTTCTCTGGCTGATAAGTCCCAAGGCATGAAATATAAAACTAAATATGGAATGATTGGTGCCAATGGTTTCGACCTGCCTATTATAGCGGACGGGATCAATGACCAAGGCCTTTATGTCGGCACTCTTCTTCTTCCAGGTTATGCGAGTTATCCTGATGTTGACTCCAAGAATGCATCACGAGCTCTGGCCTCGGAAGACTATGGGGCTTGGCTGCTTGCTAACTTTGCTAACGTCGAGGAAGTCAGGGCCAATTTCAACAAAGCCGTTATCGTGAGCCATCCTCTAAAGCCACTTGCTGGCCAAAGCTTCCCCTTTCATTATGTCGTGCATGATAGCACCGGTGCTGCCGTAGTGATCGAACCCGTTAACAAGGAGATCAAAATCTACGAAGACCCCATTGGCGTCCTAACAAATTCCCCTCCCTTTGATTGGCAAGTTACCAACCTGAGTAACTACGTTAATTTGAACGTAAACAATGTGCCACCTGTTGACTTGAGTGGGCTGAAGATTACAAATTACGGACAGGGTAGTGGTATGCACGGTCTTCCAGGAGATTTTACTCCACCGTCCAGATTTGTACGCGCTGTTGTATTTTCTGAGACTGCCGTAAAGCTCCCTACAACAGAAAAAACCGTACCTCAAGTATTTCATATTATGAACATGTTTGATATTCCGGTAGGCGCAATGCGTGAAGTCTTAGGGAAAAAAGTAGTACATGACTACACCAACTGGACCAGTGTTTCTGATCTGAAGCATCTTACATGGGCGTATAAAACATACGATGATCAGTCAATTCGAAGCGTTGATGTTCGCAAGGCATGTGGCGCAGCTGGTAACGAGATAAAAACTATCAAGATGCATTCAGTGCAGCCTATTGAGGATGTTTCCACCAAGTTCAATTGA
- a CDS encoding Fic family protein, which translates to MNPPFTITSQILSLVAEISEKVGNIKAFQQSGGTDHKRDDLRLRRINQIRTIQGSLAIEGNTLSEEQITAILGGKTVIAPLKEVQEARNALKVYGQMERWRFAARDDLLRAHKELMLGLLDSAGQYRSSGVGIMKNEEVIHLTPPADMVPTLMANLFSWLRDSEAHPLIKSCVFHYEFEFIHPFADGNGRMGRLWQSLILSDWHEIFAYLPVESLVYQYQSEYYRALNESTNQADSAPFISLMLGLVLNSLQAFIDDTPQVTPQVTPQVGKLLMVIRGEMLGKELLALLGLRDRRSFVRLYQEPALATGLVEMTLPEKPTSRLQRYRLTLLGHEVLRTISCQG; encoded by the coding sequence ATGAATCCTCCCTTTACCATCACCAGCCAGATACTCTCTCTCGTGGCAGAGATCAGTGAGAAAGTTGGCAATATCAAGGCCTTTCAGCAATCTGGAGGAACGGACCATAAGCGGGATGATCTCCGTCTGCGCAGGATTAATCAAATCCGTACCATCCAAGGCTCTCTTGCCATTGAGGGTAATACCCTCAGTGAAGAGCAGATCACCGCCATCTTAGGGGGAAAGACCGTTATCGCGCCCCTAAAGGAGGTGCAGGAGGCTCGCAACGCCTTAAAGGTCTATGGTCAGATGGAGAGATGGCGTTTCGCGGCAAGAGACGACCTCCTCCGGGCCCATAAAGAGCTGATGCTCGGTCTTCTTGACAGTGCCGGACAGTACCGTAGCTCTGGGGTTGGCATAATGAAGAACGAAGAGGTTATCCACCTGACACCACCTGCGGATATGGTGCCAACTCTGATGGCCAATCTCTTCTCATGGCTTAGAGACAGCGAGGCGCATCCCCTGATTAAATCCTGCGTCTTTCACTATGAATTTGAGTTCATCCACCCCTTTGCCGATGGTAATGGCCGAATGGGTCGCCTCTGGCAAAGCCTCATTCTCTCTGATTGGCATGAGATCTTTGCCTATCTGCCCGTAGAGAGTCTCGTCTATCAATATCAGAGTGAATATTATCGGGCCTTGAATGAAAGTACGAACCAGGCTGATTCTGCTCCCTTTATCTCATTGATGCTGGGTTTGGTTCTCAACTCTTTACAGGCATTTATTGATGATACCCCCCAAGTCACCCCCCAAGTCACCCCCCAAGTCGGAAAACTTTTAATGGTAATCAGGGGCGAAATGTTGGGAAAGGAACTGCTCGCTCTGCTTGGTCTAAGGGATAGGAGATCGTTTGTCAGGCTTTATCAGGAGCCGGCCCTTGCTACCGGTCTTGTTGAGATGACTCTGCCGGAAAAACCCACCAGCCGTCTGCAGCGATATCGACTGACTCTCCTGGGGCATGAAGTGCTAAGAACAATTTCCTGTCAGGGCTAG
- a CDS encoding alpha/beta hydrolase family esterase: MTTHYKIRAAILFIVFLINTTLAVQSEANFQNVKTDHVEVGDLNRSYSYYIPNGVTENPKLLFVLHGSGMDVQTMIEATGFEFNRVADSLKNIIILYPQGYEKSWNDCRKSVTDKPHTLNINEMKFFKKIVSIMESKNKIKPSNIFIVGFSNGGQLVFKLAKENPDFFKGYAAIGATIPVASNDRCVAKNRAVSMLVANGTGDPVSPFNGGQEVIDGVKKGEVIPTFNTIEYWKDLMSCRKITETKNESHNVSIYNNSCDESNKIVQLVKIDGGGHVIPNPHFSQWPKELGKVNKYINLPKFIIDFFESIK, from the coding sequence GTGACAACTCATTATAAAATAAGGGCAGCTATTTTATTCATCGTATTTCTTATTAACACTACACTAGCAGTTCAAAGTGAAGCAAATTTTCAAAATGTTAAAACAGATCATGTTGAAGTTGGTGATCTTAATCGTAGTTACTCTTATTATATACCAAATGGTGTTACTGAAAACCCGAAACTACTGTTTGTGCTTCATGGTTCTGGGATGGATGTTCAAACTATGATCGAGGCAACTGGCTTTGAATTTAACAGAGTTGCAGATAGTCTTAAAAACATAATAATATTATATCCACAAGGTTACGAAAAATCTTGGAATGATTGCAGAAAATCAGTAACAGACAAACCGCATACGCTTAATATCAATGAGATGAAATTTTTCAAAAAAATTGTTTCCATTATGGAGTCTAAGAATAAGATTAAACCTAGTAATATTTTTATAGTAGGTTTTTCAAATGGTGGACAACTAGTATTTAAACTAGCAAAAGAAAACCCTGATTTTTTTAAAGGTTATGCTGCTATTGGTGCCACCATTCCCGTAGCATCAAATGATCGTTGTGTAGCAAAAAATAGAGCTGTTAGTATGTTGGTCGCAAATGGAACAGGCGATCCAGTTAGTCCTTTTAACGGGGGGCAAGAAGTTATTGATGGAGTAAAAAAAGGAGAAGTCATTCCTACATTTAATACCATTGAGTACTGGAAAGATTTAATGAGTTGTAGAAAGATAACAGAAACTAAAAATGAGTCACATAATGTATCTATTTACAATAACTCCTGTGATGAATCAAATAAAATAGTTCAATTAGTGAAGATAGATGGTGGTGGTCATGTCATACCTAACCCTCATTTTTCACAATGGCCAAAAGAGCTCGGTAAGGTAAATAAATATATAAATTTGCCAAAGTTTATCATAGATTTTTTTGAATCAATTAAATAA